In Pyrus communis chromosome 15, drPyrComm1.1, whole genome shotgun sequence, the genomic stretch GAGGAATCAAGTCAAACTTTATCGACAAATACCCAAACACTTTAGTTGCAGGTGGTCCAAATCTATCAACAGACGATTGAGGCTTGCTACCTAGATTTTCGTCAGGTAATGCTAGGTTTGGTTTCCTTACCATTATCCTTTATCAATGGTTGTCAACATGTTACAATGCACGCTATCGAAATTTCTCGAGAGACGCTGAGGCATGATGTCGAGATTCAACGACAGTGCTCATGTGTTCTGTCGAGTATCGACGACTGTCAAGGCGTGTTACCGAGGTTTGTCGAGCATCACTTCCCAAGTTGCTACTTGTAAAGGATAAGTGTTTTACCTTAAAACTTTTAATGTTATATTTCAAAAGACGAAAAATTATCGAATACAATCCACATCTTCAAATTAGATCTTATATTTCGTTACAAGCTGAAGTGGAAGTGGAGGATATAATTTCCCCTAGCTGTTCAGGCTGTAAAAATGGCGCCTGCAGCTTACAATATGCACACGCGAACACACTAGCTAGCACTTCGTCCAATCCGAACGACAGGCGCGTAGCGGGCTTTCCTAATTACACTAATTAACCATATAATTAGCTTAATTAGGTTTGCTTAATTACAGAAGATCGGAATATGTTCAGAGTGAAATGTCTGTAAATCTACCAGCACTGGTCGGTTTCCCATCTCCGGCTAGTCATCGACGACATTGTTGTTGCGTAAGCGTAAGATGAAGCCACGCCCGTCCTCGGCCGTCCGATCATCATCTTGCGGTCGTAATCGGCGCGTTTTTGCGTGTCGGAGAGAGTGGAGTAAGCTTCGTGGACTTTCATGAACTCGTCCGCGGATGACTTCGCAACGTCCGGGTGCAAAACTCTCGCTAACTTGCGGTACGCCGACTTGATCTCCTGGCACGTGGCGCCGGCGTGAATCCCGAGCACGTCGTACAGTGAGGAGCTTGATCCAATGCGGGGTCGCGGCCTTTCGACCGTCGATGCGCACGAGGCGGAGACGCGGAGGGGCCGGTAGCTGACGGAGGAGGGAGGAGCGCGGGGGCTGTCGTTGCCGACGGAGAAAAGAGGAGAGGAGTGGCAAGTGAAAGATGAGGAGGATATGGAAGCCATTTTTGAGATTGTTGTTGTTTGCTTCGAAATTTTGATTGGTATGAGTCGGATCTGTGGCCGAAGGAGTGGGAGATTGGGGATTTATAGAAAGTTGGGGATAAGATGCAAATCACGGTTAACCGTGGTTAAAATTCGCATCGTGGTTAACCGTGGTTAAAAGTTGGGGGTTGGGTTAACGAAATAGGAGGCCTTATCCATTTGGGAGAGTGTCTGACTCAGCGGGGCGTCGGTGTCCATTCCAATGTCCAAAATCTGACACGGCACATGGTATGGGCATTACCGTTAGATATACGGTTTAACTGTGttggtttgggtttgggttgggTTTCACTCGGTTTTTGACTAGATTTTGTAGTGTGAGGTTGACAAATGGCAACCATTCGTTGGACCTACATGGACGTTGATAGGTTAACCAATAATGGAGTGACACCttttccatttttaattttgcgaAAATTCTAGTATTTGTATACCTCATAGTCGGGAGAAAATTTTTCGTAGACTGAATCATAGCGTGGTACGtcataatatattatataagtagagggaaattttaatttttaagtatcCTTCCAAACACATTATAAAATCTTTTTATAGATTAAGCACGTGGTGTATCACCGTGTGTTGCGgtaacattaaaaaatctctccatagTATGGGTCTTGCGAATTAATAGTGAGAGGTGTGCTCAAAGATTATAATCAAGAATTTAACAACTAAAATTGTTAGTGCGTGTTATATTATGCTCTATATTAGGTGAACTCGTTATTTTGTTACATATAGTTCTTACAACACAATCGTTGTTCGTCTTAAAGTCAATCTTTTATTTAAGGGCGTGTTTGTTTATAAAGAGGGAAAGTGTAGCCTACCACTTTGCTCGCTTCGCTCAAAGTGATGCTCCTTGTGTTTGGAATGTTGATCAACCTTTGTTCTTAGATGATTTGTTGATTGAGGAATTTGTatgttaagttttttttttgccttgtTGACTTTTGTATCTAATTCCCTTTCTCAATGAAGTTCTATcacatcttaaaaacaaaaaaaaaaaaatagaacacgCTAGAAGAATCAAAATATGCATCTAGAAGACTCCAAATATGCATTGTTCTCCCTTCTTATACTAAAAGTCCGctaagtgaaaaaaataaaatttgcttTCTACAAGACTTATTTGATAGTTTGGATTTATACAAAATGGTCGGATTTTAGGCAAACAGATTCTCCCTTCTTATACTAAAAGTCCGCTCagtggaaaaaataaaatttgcattTTAAGCAAATTACGTAATGTGAATCAAATTATTTAGACAGAACTACATAATTTCTCCATcgcaatatttttatttaattaaatagttaagtGGTTTTATACATAGAatctttagttgttttcgttacCTAATAACTAATAATATTAGTGAAAAACAATTAaggaatataaatataattttagtcACAATAACAGTTGGatctattattattttaataaaataacgTAATCCTAATataaaacaagtaaacaaagcaAAAAAGTCAATTAATTGTGAAGCTAAATAGAGAATAAACGAGTTcctcaacacaaaaaaaaaaaaaaaaaaaaaaaagaataaatgtAAATatctagtttttaattaaaaccacatattaatagaactaactttgtcaataaaaaaaaataatgaaattacaACTATAACCTTTAATACATAActaaaaaatgtgagaaaagaaaaaaaattggggcATTAAAGTAatttcaaacaaacaacatttaccctttttttaaaCCTCACAACCATATCACCTTATCATCATCCTCTAAACACACTCTCTCTCCATAACTGCCAACactttctacttttttttatttttttatgttttttatctAATGCCTGCATAACTCTTGccgattttttcttttaaaacaatatttgagaatttttttttttattatttcgcGCACATAGACCGTGTGGCATTTTCTAGTATTAATTATGGAAAATGATTCTTTCCGGATCCCTTTCTCTTAATCCATCAAATCAGGGAATCAAcgttgttgaaatttgatcaaataactgaagttattataacttttaaagtgagcttctatttgtagttgttgaatcaaatttcaacgacaCGAATTTTCTAATTTGATAGACTAGCAAAAAGGGATCCCTTTCCATTAATTATTGACGCGGTTTGTTGAGAGGCAACCGCCAGACAGGGAAGCACAGCTGGGATGGCCCACCGCAGCGGAAACACGAAAGCGGTGTAAACGACGGGCGGCCGACTTGGCACGTGGGTTACCGCCGTGAGGAAGGAACGGTGGTATTAGAGTAGTAAGGCCACCAATGCCAACCCGCCACGTCGGATTTAGGAACTCTGTGGTCCCATCAGCGAATGTGACCAATCTTATTTAGGTTTATCCATAGGTAACCAAGAGTTCCAATAAGGATAAGACCAAGTTCGTGTTTCAAGGTTCCTAGG encodes the following:
- the LOC137718031 gene encoding chaperone protein dnaJ 11, chloroplastic-like; its protein translation is MASISSSSFTCHSSPLFSVGNDSPRAPPSSVSYRPLRVSASCASTVERPRPRIGSSSSLYDVLGIHAGATCQEIKSAYRKLARVLHPDVAKSSADEFMKVHEAYSTLSDTQKRADYDRKMMIGRPRTGVASSYAYATTMSSMTSRRWETDQCW